The segment ATAATTACCAGGAACGGCAAGCCCGTGGTGAAGCTGGTCCCCGCTTCCGAGGGCGAGGATGAGATGTTCGGGGCACTGGCAGGCATCGCCAGGATCAAGGGAGATGTGGAGAACACTATCTCCGCGATCAATTGGGAAGTGGAATAATCCTTCTCGATACGCATATTCTCATTTGGCTCCTGATCGCCCCCCGATAAGCTTTCGCCTCAAGAAAAGACAACCATCATGGCAGCCCGCAAATCCGGG is part of the Acidobacteriota bacterium genome and harbors:
- a CDS encoding type II toxin-antitoxin system Phd/YefM family antitoxin — translated: MPGLGGGLFWTRDRHEKMDAADFRAHYLAVMGKVSRSGCPIIITRNGKPVVKLVPASEGEDEMFGALAGIARIKGDVENTISAINWEVE